From the genome of Cytobacillus firmus, one region includes:
- the thrB gene encoding homoserine kinase — translation MSEGEMVVIKVPGSTANLGPGFDSIGLALNLYLTLEAEKADKFEMIPLSEPLSIYPSDESNFIFQVAMETAKKYGRELPGCKVRISSDIPLTRGLGSSAAAIVAGIELADVLCGLQLTQYEKLELSSRMEGHPDNAGASLLGGLVIGCLSEEEVSVQSIKTIEFDVIAVVPKNELLTKESRGVLPSEWSFREAVQAGAVGNVMVAALLSGNYTLAGKMMSGDLFHHPYRKKMVPHLEVIEKAAPGLGAFGVALSGAGPAVLCLAETGCAPAVAEGLRRLLPEMEIMPLKIDQEGCTVLKKSLAELEIGHTI, via the coding sequence ATGAGCGAAGGTGAAATGGTTGTCATTAAAGTACCCGGCAGTACGGCAAATCTTGGGCCAGGCTTCGACTCGATTGGCCTTGCCTTAAATTTATATTTGACGCTTGAAGCAGAGAAGGCAGACAAGTTTGAAATGATTCCTTTATCAGAGCCGCTAAGCATCTACCCATCTGATGAATCCAATTTTATTTTTCAAGTTGCAATGGAAACCGCGAAGAAGTATGGTAGAGAGCTTCCGGGATGTAAAGTCCGCATTTCGAGCGATATCCCTCTCACACGGGGACTTGGGTCAAGCGCTGCAGCCATTGTAGCGGGAATCGAATTGGCTGATGTGCTTTGCGGACTCCAGCTGACACAGTACGAGAAGCTTGAACTGTCATCAAGAATGGAGGGCCATCCTGATAACGCAGGTGCCTCCCTTCTCGGAGGCCTCGTTATTGGCTGCCTGTCAGAGGAAGAGGTATCTGTTCAAAGTATTAAAACTATAGAATTTGATGTTATAGCAGTGGTTCCGAAAAACGAGCTCCTCACAAAGGAATCCAGAGGTGTTCTGCCTTCAGAATGGTCCTTTAGGGAAGCTGTCCAGGCAGGCGCAGTCGGAAATGTCATGGTAGCAGCCTTGCTTAGCGGGAATTACACCCTCGCAGGCAAGATGATGAGCGGAGACTTATTCCATCATCCTTACCGAAAGAAAATGGTTCCGCATTTGGAAGTCATTGAAAAAGCAGCACCTGGGCTCGGAGCATTTGGAGTTGCCTTAAGCGGTGCAGGGCCGGCAGTTCTCTGCCTGGCTGAGACAGGATGTGCTCCCGCGGTGGCAGAAGGGCTTCGGAGGCTGCTCCCGGAAATGGAAATCATGCCCCTTAAAATTGATCAGGAAGGCTGCACGGTTTTAAAAAAAAGCTTAGCTGAGCTGGAGATAGGCCATACAATATAA
- a CDS encoding NAD(P)/FAD-dependent oxidoreductase → MRKPKIVILGGGYGGLMVATRLQKSVGTNEAEIVLVNKNDYHYETTWLHEASAGTLHHDRVRYDIKDVIDRNKVEFVQGTALEIKAEEKKVILENGEIDYDYLVVSLGAEPETFGIKGLKEHAFSIVNVNAARQIREHIEYQFATYNTDAEKKDERLTIVVGGAGFTGIEFLGELANRVPELCKEYDVDYHKVKIICVEAAPMVLPGFDPELVNYAVSHLEKKGVQFMIGTAIKEATPEGIIVGKGEDEVEEIKAATVVWAAGVRGNSIIEKSGIEAMRGRVKVQPDLRAPGHDNMFIIGDCSLIINEEINRPYPPTAQIAMQQGEVCARNITALIRNKTDLETFTPDIKGTVCSLGEHDAIGVAFGKKMVGTKASFMKKMIDNRALYMVGGPSLVLKKGKFNVL, encoded by the coding sequence TTGAGAAAGCCAAAGATTGTAATCCTCGGTGGAGGCTACGGCGGTTTGATGGTTGCAACCCGTTTGCAGAAATCTGTAGGAACAAACGAAGCGGAAATCGTTTTAGTGAACAAGAATGACTACCATTATGAAACAACATGGCTGCACGAGGCATCAGCCGGAACACTTCATCATGATCGTGTACGCTATGATATAAAAGATGTTATTGACCGCAACAAAGTTGAATTCGTTCAGGGCACTGCTCTTGAAATTAAAGCAGAAGAAAAGAAAGTCATTTTGGAAAACGGCGAAATTGACTATGATTATCTGGTTGTTTCACTTGGAGCTGAGCCGGAGACATTCGGTATCAAAGGACTTAAGGAACATGCATTTTCGATTGTCAATGTCAATGCTGCACGTCAAATCCGCGAGCATATCGAATACCAATTTGCTACTTATAATACAGACGCCGAGAAAAAAGATGAGCGCCTGACAATTGTTGTCGGCGGTGCAGGCTTCACTGGCATTGAATTCCTTGGAGAGTTGGCAAACCGTGTTCCTGAGCTTTGCAAAGAATACGATGTGGACTATCATAAAGTGAAAATCATTTGTGTGGAAGCAGCTCCAATGGTTCTTCCAGGCTTTGATCCGGAGCTTGTTAATTACGCTGTATCCCACTTGGAGAAAAAAGGCGTACAATTCATGATCGGAACAGCGATTAAAGAAGCTACTCCTGAAGGAATTATCGTTGGCAAGGGAGAAGATGAAGTAGAAGAAATCAAAGCTGCAACAGTTGTCTGGGCTGCAGGTGTACGCGGAAATTCTATTATTGAAAAATCCGGCATTGAAGCAATGCGCGGCCGTGTAAAAGTTCAGCCTGATTTGCGCGCTCCTGGCCATGATAATATGTTTATCATCGGAGACTGCTCATTAATCATCAATGAAGAAATTAACCGTCCATACCCTCCTACTGCCCAAATTGCTATGCAGCAGGGTGAAGTATGTGCAAGAAACATTACTGCTTTAATCCGTAATAAAACTGATCTTGAAACGTTTACACCGGATATTAAAGGTACTGTATGTTCTCTGGGCGAACATGATGCCATCGGTGTGGCATTCGGAAAGAAAATGGTTGGAACTAAAGCTTCATTCATGAAGAAGATGATCGATAACCGTGCACTTTACATGGTTGGCGGACCATCTCTTGTATTGAAAAAAGGTAAATTCAACGTTCTTTAA
- a CDS encoding YuiB family protein, with amino-acid sequence MQMTIFVLPISMLLFFVLFFGIGFILNMLLRMSWIMAIIYPVIAIFIIDKVRFIEYFQKPEESFSSLGVEMSSLALADILILSSGMAGAIVAGITIRLLRKKGYRMF; translated from the coding sequence ATGCAAATGACGATTTTCGTTTTGCCTATTTCGATGCTTCTGTTTTTTGTGCTGTTTTTTGGAATAGGTTTTATATTAAATATGCTATTAAGAATGTCTTGGATTATGGCTATTATTTATCCCGTAATTGCCATTTTTATCATTGATAAAGTTCGTTTCATTGAGTATTTTCAAAAACCGGAGGAATCGTTTTCCAGTCTTGGAGTAGAAATGTCCAGCCTCGCTTTGGCGGACATCCTTATACTCAGCAGCGGAATGGCAGGCGCCATTGTTGCCGGAATCACGATTAGACTGCTCCGTAAAAAAGGATATCGGATGTTTTAA
- a CDS encoding NAD(P)/FAD-dependent oxidoreductase, whose protein sequence is MKNLVILGGGYGGMRALARLLPNQLPDDVSITLIDRVPYHCLKTEYYALAAGTISDQHVRVSFPEHQRLTIKYGEVTKISIEENKVYLQGEDPVSYDDIIIGLGCEDKYHNVPGADIHTYSIQTIEKSRRTYEALNNLSPGSVVGIVGAGLSGVELASELNESRPDLKVKLFDRGKHILSAFSERLSTYVENWFLEHNVEIINQSNITKVEEKTLYNHDEAIHCDAIVWTAGIQPTKVVRDMNVEKDPQGRVVLTKHHNIPGNEHVYVVGDCASLPHAPSAQLAEGQAEQIVQILLKRWKGEELPETLPVIKLKGVLGSLGKKHGFGLVAERPITGRVARLLKSGILWMYKYHNG, encoded by the coding sequence ATGAAAAATCTTGTGATACTTGGCGGAGGCTATGGAGGTATGAGGGCGCTTGCCCGACTTTTGCCTAACCAGCTTCCCGATGATGTCTCTATTACTCTAATAGATCGTGTGCCTTATCATTGTTTAAAAACTGAATATTACGCTCTTGCTGCCGGCACCATTTCTGACCAGCATGTGCGTGTATCCTTCCCTGAACACCAAAGATTGACCATTAAATACGGTGAAGTGACAAAAATCAGCATCGAGGAAAACAAGGTATATCTTCAGGGCGAAGATCCTGTTTCATATGACGATATAATCATTGGGCTTGGATGTGAAGATAAGTACCATAATGTTCCGGGAGCTGACATTCACACATATAGCATACAGACAATTGAGAAATCCCGAAGAACATATGAAGCTTTAAATAATCTATCACCAGGCTCTGTTGTTGGAATCGTCGGTGCAGGATTAAGCGGAGTGGAACTGGCTTCTGAATTAAATGAAAGCCGTCCGGATTTAAAAGTCAAATTATTTGATAGAGGGAAGCATATACTTTCCGCCTTCTCCGAAAGATTGAGCACCTATGTTGAAAATTGGTTTTTGGAGCATAATGTTGAAATCATTAACCAATCGAATATCACAAAAGTAGAAGAAAAAACCCTTTATAATCATGACGAAGCCATCCACTGTGATGCCATCGTATGGACCGCCGGCATCCAGCCGACCAAAGTGGTTCGGGATATGAATGTGGAAAAGGACCCGCAAGGACGAGTAGTCTTAACCAAGCATCACAATATTCCCGGGAATGAACATGTATATGTGGTAGGAGATTGTGCGAGCCTTCCGCATGCACCAAGTGCACAGCTTGCAGAAGGGCAGGCAGAGCAAATCGTTCAAATTCTATTGAAACGCTGGAAAGGCGAGGAGCTTCCTGAAACATTGCCAGTTATCAAGCTTAAAGGAGTTCTTGGATCACTGGGCAAAAAGCACGGTTTCGGTCTGGTTGCAGAACGTCCTATCACAGGCCGCGTCGCCCGCCTGCTGAAATCCGGAATACTTTGGATGTATAAATACCATAACGGTTAA
- a CDS encoding YuzB family protein produces MIKPIIEFCISNLASGSQKALEQLEKDYDLDVIEYGCLGYCGKCASTLFALVNGEVVTGETPDELVENIYQYLDENPMF; encoded by the coding sequence GTGATTAAGCCAATCATCGAATTTTGCATCAGCAATTTGGCCAGCGGCTCTCAAAAAGCGCTTGAACAGCTGGAAAAGGATTATGATCTGGATGTCATAGAATATGGCTGTCTTGGGTATTGCGGCAAATGTGCAAGCACTCTTTTTGCGCTTGTGAACGGAGAAGTGGTAACAGGAGAAACACCAGATGAACTGGTTGAAAATATATATCAATATCTGGATGAAAATCCAATGTTTTAA
- a CDS encoding cobalamin-binding protein, producing MKILSLCPSNTELVEYLGLTDMLAGVDDYSDWPEQISNLPRLGPDLSINMDKVEELQPDLVLASLSVPGMEKNVAELEKRQIPHIVLNPQSLADIANDLVFTAEKIGMPERGILAAKQFTEKIEELKHISSRIEKKPSLYWEWWPKPVFTPGKVNWLTEISEIAGGRNLFADVELASVQTDWEDVLNRQPDYICLAWVGVRREKVNPEIVLNRPGWSEMGAVKQERILVLEEELYCRPSPRLIEGAIKLAEKIHPQAFSV from the coding sequence ATGAAAATCCTTTCCTTATGCCCAAGCAATACTGAATTAGTGGAATACTTGGGATTGACTGATATGCTTGCCGGCGTGGACGATTATTCGGATTGGCCGGAGCAAATTTCCAATCTGCCCAGGCTGGGTCCTGACTTGTCTATTAACATGGATAAAGTGGAGGAACTGCAACCGGACCTTGTGCTTGCCTCCCTGAGTGTACCCGGCATGGAAAAGAATGTAGCAGAGCTTGAAAAAAGGCAGATTCCCCATATTGTCTTAAATCCCCAAAGCCTCGCAGATATTGCAAATGACCTGGTTTTTACTGCTGAAAAAATCGGGATGCCTGAGAGAGGGATTTTGGCGGCTAAACAGTTTACGGAGAAAATAGAGGAACTTAAGCACATCTCAAGCAGGATTGAAAAAAAACCAAGCCTCTATTGGGAATGGTGGCCAAAGCCTGTGTTTACTCCTGGCAAGGTCAATTGGCTGACGGAAATCAGTGAAATAGCCGGTGGACGGAATTTATTTGCTGATGTTGAGCTTGCAAGTGTCCAGACTGATTGGGAGGATGTCCTGAATCGGCAGCCGGATTATATCTGTCTCGCCTGGGTCGGTGTCAGAAGAGAAAAGGTGAATCCGGAGATTGTCCTGAATCGTCCAGGCTGGAGTGAAATGGGAGCAGTAAAACAGGAAAGAATCCTGGTTTTGGAAGAAGAACTGTATTGCAGGCCTTCACCGCGGCTGATTGAAGGCGCCATAAAATTAGCAGAAAAGATTCATCCGCAGGCATTTTCTGTTTGA
- a CDS encoding DUF309 domain-containing protein, translated as MEDYPLEYYEFFVSFNEGDYYTCHDLLEEMWMTDKGNLFLKGLLQMSVSIYHYEYGNVKGARLMMEAAHEYLQAYRPGHWGLDLEHVYAFIEECLSIFPKDIDRLPFDKVGILPKLPQLVLYLKD; from the coding sequence ATGGAAGATTATCCTCTTGAGTACTATGAATTCTTTGTCAGTTTCAATGAAGGTGATTATTACACCTGCCATGATCTTCTTGAAGAAATGTGGATGACTGATAAAGGCAATTTGTTTTTAAAAGGCCTGCTTCAAATGAGTGTCAGCATTTATCACTATGAATATGGCAATGTCAAAGGTGCAAGGCTAATGATGGAGGCTGCACATGAATATTTACAGGCATACAGACCCGGACATTGGGGATTGGATCTTGAGCATGTGTACGCTTTTATTGAAGAATGCCTCTCTATATTTCCGAAAGATATCGACCGTCTTCCATTTGATAAGGTCGGTATTCTTCCTAAATTACCTCAGCTGGTACTGTATCTGAAGGATTAA
- a CDS encoding HesB/IscA family protein: protein MEKVVDITEAAALHIKEMMKQNEEEDAFLRVAVKGGGCSGLSYGMGFAHEVEEGDIQSEHYGIQVLVSKEDAPILNGTKIDYKQSMMGGGFTIDNPNAIANCGCGSSFRTATNTGTPEEC, encoded by the coding sequence ATGGAAAAAGTTGTGGATATAACAGAAGCAGCAGCTTTGCATATAAAAGAAATGATGAAGCAAAATGAGGAAGAAGATGCATTCTTGCGCGTAGCTGTTAAAGGAGGCGGGTGCAGCGGGCTTTCCTATGGAATGGGGTTTGCACACGAAGTCGAGGAAGGGGATATCCAGTCAGAGCACTATGGAATTCAGGTTCTTGTCAGCAAGGAAGACGCACCTATCTTAAATGGCACAAAAATTGATTATAAACAATCCATGATGGGCGGCGGATTCACAATCGACAATCCCAATGCCATAGCCAACTGCGGCTGCGGATCTTCTTTCCGCACAGCTACAAATACAGGTACACCGGAAGAGTGCTAA
- a CDS encoding NUDIX domain-containing protein, giving the protein MGVEHKRGKVWLAVSGLVISPEGNWLVVKKKYGGLKGKWSLPAGFVEPGETADEAAVREIEEETGIKCTVKGLLGLRTGVIKGEVSDNMILFLLEAEPEQSLKVQESELLDVQYRNPKELADDPDASVLLKYILDTSDSSIKPLINGINPGDTFGYTAYKLFL; this is encoded by the coding sequence ATGGGAGTCGAACATAAAAGGGGAAAGGTGTGGCTTGCGGTTTCCGGGCTTGTTATTTCACCTGAAGGCAACTGGCTTGTTGTTAAAAAGAAATATGGAGGGCTTAAAGGCAAATGGTCTCTGCCCGCAGGGTTTGTGGAACCAGGCGAAACGGCTGATGAAGCTGCAGTCCGGGAAATAGAAGAGGAAACCGGGATAAAATGTACAGTGAAAGGCCTGCTTGGATTGCGTACAGGTGTCATAAAAGGAGAAGTCAGTGATAATATGATTTTGTTTTTGCTTGAAGCTGAGCCTGAACAATCATTAAAAGTTCAGGAAAGCGAACTACTCGATGTACAGTATCGCAATCCGAAAGAACTTGCAGATGATCCGGATGCATCAGTTCTTTTAAAATACATATTGGATACTTCGGATTCGTCCATCAAACCTTTAATTAACGGCATTAATCCCGGGGATACTTTCGGCTATACAGCTTATAAATTATTTTTATAA
- a CDS encoding DUF2225 domain-containing protein yields the protein MQQLKLTYDKKCECRVCKQSFTTKKLRSRFVRAAEFDSDFCPNYADATTNPLLYHINTCPHCGYSESEEFSPYFPPGALDLIHSKIAKAWIPQDFCQDRSIHAAVSTYKLAIYCGTLKREKHIIMAGLQVRLAWLYRNMKNDIQEQRFLKLSLKEYLESYMSDDFKGSSISETRIFYLIGELSRRTHQAEQAVKYFSKVIELQNRSTEPKLIEMARERWYEMRQDQKTAAN from the coding sequence ATGCAGCAATTAAAACTGACTTATGATAAAAAATGCGAATGCAGAGTCTGCAAACAGAGTTTCACCACTAAAAAACTCCGCTCCAGATTTGTAAGAGCAGCTGAATTTGACAGTGATTTCTGCCCTAATTATGCTGATGCAACCACGAACCCTCTTTTATATCATATAAATACCTGTCCGCACTGCGGCTACTCTGAATCAGAAGAATTTTCTCCTTATTTCCCGCCGGGAGCCCTGGACTTGATTCATTCTAAAATAGCAAAAGCCTGGATTCCTCAGGATTTTTGCCAGGATCGATCCATCCATGCTGCTGTCAGCACCTATAAACTGGCTATATATTGCGGGACTTTAAAAAGGGAGAAGCATATTATTATGGCTGGTTTACAAGTCAGACTTGCCTGGCTTTACCGCAATATGAAGAATGATATTCAGGAACAGCGCTTTTTGAAGCTTTCTCTAAAGGAATATCTGGAGTCTTATATGTCAGATGATTTTAAAGGATCATCTATTTCAGAAACGAGGATTTTTTATCTGATCGGGGAGCTATCCCGAAGGACACATCAGGCAGAACAGGCTGTTAAATATTTCTCAAAAGTAATTGAGCTGCAAAACCGCTCCACTGAACCCAAATTAATTGAAATGGCCAGAGAACGCTGGTATGAAATGAGACAGGACCAAAAAACTGCAGCAAATTAA
- a CDS encoding divergent PAP2 family protein: protein MELLTNFPLWSALAAIFFAQFVKVPIQFIATRRVDWSLLTSTGGMPSSHSAAVTALSTGVALETGMDSAVFAVSAVFAIITMFDATGVRRQAGEQAIVLNQLVADFNKFVEEAKTWQKKAGQEKQKELKELLGHKPIEVLFGGLTGILLTLGLHYLFS from the coding sequence ATGGAATTATTGACAAATTTCCCCCTATGGTCTGCTTTGGCAGCCATCTTCTTTGCCCAATTTGTAAAAGTGCCCATTCAATTTATTGCCACCCGAAGAGTGGATTGGTCCCTTTTAACCAGTACAGGCGGAATGCCAAGCTCACACTCAGCTGCAGTAACTGCCCTTTCAACCGGGGTGGCACTTGAAACCGGAATGGACTCTGCTGTTTTCGCTGTTTCTGCCGTTTTTGCCATTATCACTATGTTTGATGCTACGGGAGTGCGGCGTCAGGCCGGGGAACAGGCGATTGTATTAAACCAGCTTGTTGCCGACTTCAATAAATTCGTTGAAGAAGCAAAGACATGGCAGAAAAAAGCTGGCCAGGAAAAACAGAAAGAATTGAAGGAGCTGCTGGGCCATAAGCCGATAGAAGTACTCTTTGGGGGCCTGACTGGAATTTTATTAACTTTAGGGCTTCATTATTTATTTTCCTAA
- a CDS encoding 3D domain-containing protein produces MNIITKWMKRTVMSALFIGALLTTFHSISGVEARSIVQLQQNAEQAGKDGNSDFEHTLKSVGVAFKFLKQAVSLEPKISASEAVAIEQAPTLEESIDWSQYQKKQVIATGYTAFYESTGKNPDHPSFGITYSGVKVKRDLYSTVAADLNVFPIGTILFIPDYGYGVVADKGGAIKGNKLDLYYETVDDVYNNWGKKTLDVYIVEMGDGTLTEEDLRLLNENEAMQVFRQQYIKSEKK; encoded by the coding sequence ATGAACATAATTACAAAATGGATGAAACGTACAGTAATGTCTGCCTTATTTATAGGTGCATTATTGACAACTTTCCATTCGATTTCCGGGGTGGAAGCAAGATCAATTGTACAGCTGCAGCAAAATGCTGAACAAGCTGGCAAAGATGGAAATTCAGATTTTGAACATACATTAAAATCGGTTGGCGTAGCATTTAAGTTTTTGAAGCAGGCCGTGAGCCTGGAACCGAAGATTTCTGCGAGTGAAGCTGTCGCAATTGAACAGGCGCCGACACTGGAGGAATCAATTGACTGGTCGCAGTATCAGAAAAAACAAGTAATTGCTACCGGATATACAGCTTTTTACGAGTCGACAGGAAAAAATCCGGATCATCCGTCCTTTGGCATTACATACTCAGGTGTTAAAGTTAAAAGGGACTTATACTCTACAGTCGCAGCAGATTTAAATGTTTTTCCGATTGGGACGATCCTGTTTATTCCTGATTATGGGTATGGTGTTGTAGCTGATAAAGGCGGTGCCATTAAGGGGAATAAATTGGATCTCTATTATGAAACGGTTGATGATGTTTATAATAATTGGGGAAAGAAAACGCTCGATGTTTACATTGTTGAAATGGGCGATGGAACCCTTACGGAAGAAGATTTAAGGTTACTGAATGAAAATGAAGCCATGCAGGTTTTCAGACAGCAATATATCAAATCTGAGAAAAAATAA
- a CDS encoding YuiA family protein, producing the protein MTAKKYENKECMYCSGKGYFQLLLGGSETCSCCGGTGKKKE; encoded by the coding sequence ATGACAGCTAAGAAATATGAAAACAAAGAGTGTATGTATTGTTCCGGTAAAGGGTATTTTCAATTACTATTAGGCGGATCTGAAACCTGCAGCTGCTGCGGCGGTACAGGAAAGAAAAAGGAATAA
- a CDS encoding YuzD family protein has protein sequence MKKEIEITVYGAEQLCPSCVNLPSSKETYEWLEAALSRKFANQPFKIVYVDIHNPPEEEDKKEFALKVIEEDMFYPVVLIEDEIVGEGNPKLKTIYAEMEKYGYQTV, from the coding sequence GTGAAAAAAGAGATTGAAATCACTGTTTATGGGGCGGAGCAGCTTTGTCCAAGCTGTGTGAACCTGCCATCATCCAAGGAAACTTATGAATGGCTGGAGGCAGCACTATCCCGGAAATTTGCCAATCAGCCTTTTAAAATCGTGTATGTTGACATTCATAATCCACCCGAAGAAGAGGACAAAAAAGAATTCGCACTTAAAGTGATAGAGGAAGATATGTTTTACCCTGTTGTCCTGATTGAGGATGAGATTGTCGGTGAAGGTAATCCAAAATTAAAAACGATCTATGCGGAAATGGAAAAGTATGGTTATCAGACAGTTTAA
- a CDS encoding NAD(P)/FAD-dependent oxidoreductase has translation MKEDQKVYDITIIGGGPTGLFTAFYGGMRQASVKIIESLPQLGGQLSALYPEKYIYDVAGFPKVRAQELIDNLKEQMAKFEPTVSLEQSVEKLEKQADGTFKLTTNKEVHYSKTIIITAGNGAFQPRRLELESAVQYEGKNLHYFIDDLNQFAGKKVVVFGGGDSAVDWALMLEPIAEKVTIVHRRDKFRAHEHSVENLQNSKVEIKTPYVPAELIGDSEGISQVVLEGVASKEKEVFDVDAVIVNYGFVSSLGPIKEWGLDIEKNSIVVNSRMETNIEGIYAAGDICTYDGKVKLIACGFGEAPTAVNHAKSYIDPKAKVQPMHSSSMFGK, from the coding sequence ATGAAAGAAGATCAAAAAGTGTATGACATAACCATTATTGGCGGGGGGCCAACTGGTTTATTCACTGCTTTCTACGGGGGCATGAGACAAGCATCAGTAAAGATTATTGAAAGCTTGCCGCAGCTTGGGGGACAGTTATCTGCTCTTTATCCTGAAAAATACATATACGATGTTGCCGGCTTCCCGAAAGTCCGCGCCCAGGAATTGATTGATAACCTTAAGGAACAAATGGCTAAATTCGAGCCCACTGTATCACTTGAGCAGTCTGTTGAAAAGTTGGAGAAGCAGGCTGATGGAACATTCAAGCTTACCACCAATAAAGAAGTGCATTATTCAAAAACTATCATTATCACTGCCGGCAATGGCGCTTTCCAGCCTCGCCGTCTTGAACTTGAGAGTGCCGTTCAATACGAAGGCAAAAACCTTCATTACTTTATTGATGATTTAAATCAATTTGCCGGCAAAAAAGTCGTTGTGTTCGGCGGAGGGGATTCTGCTGTGGACTGGGCATTAATGCTTGAGCCTATCGCTGAGAAAGTCACCATTGTTCATCGTCGCGATAAATTCCGTGCACATGAACACAGTGTAGAAAATCTGCAGAACTCCAAAGTAGAAATTAAAACACCTTATGTTCCTGCTGAGCTTATTGGTGACAGTGAAGGAATCAGCCAAGTCGTACTTGAAGGTGTGGCTTCAAAGGAGAAAGAAGTATTTGATGTTGATGCGGTAATCGTTAACTACGGATTCGTTTCCTCGCTTGGCCCAATTAAGGAATGGGGTCTTGATATCGAAAAGAATTCCATCGTGGTTAACTCCAGAATGGAAACAAATATCGAAGGCATCTACGCGGCCGGCGATATCTGCACATATGACGGGAAAGTTAAGCTTATTGCCTGCGGTTTCGGTGAAGCGCCAACTGCCGTCAATCATGCAAAATCCTACATTGATCCAAAAGCAAAAGTGCAGCCAATGCACAGCTCTTCCATGTTCGGCAAATAA